From Psychroflexus torquis ATCC 700755, the proteins below share one genomic window:
- a CDS encoding SDR family NAD(P)-dependent oxidoreductase, giving the protein MDLNHKKVLITGGSVGIGKALISELISRGVKDFAVVGRRQDKLEKLKIDFPQAEFILITADVSQLEDVERIIETVCTRWDHIDLLINNAGVISAGALQDLSDADIVNQININFTGLILLTKKSLPLLLKSKEAGLMNISSGLGYIAKPFYSVYAATKAGVRHFSEAMRRELIFENIHVMTVYPTATDTDMMITSNIKNMDSAELVAQKSIEGLLLKKIDVILGGEQRLKDVETNLNRPLEIDKKVKESYKAYKTQTNNHRAM; this is encoded by the coding sequence ATGGATCTGAATCATAAAAAAGTGCTCATCACCGGCGGAAGTGTTGGCATAGGAAAAGCGCTCATTAGCGAATTAATTTCGCGGGGTGTAAAAGATTTTGCAGTAGTAGGAAGACGTCAGGACAAACTAGAAAAGCTTAAGATAGATTTTCCACAAGCTGAATTTATCCTTATCACTGCCGATGTTTCTCAACTCGAAGATGTCGAACGTATTATAGAGACCGTCTGCACACGATGGGATCATATTGATTTATTGATCAATAATGCTGGTGTGATAAGTGCTGGAGCACTACAAGACTTGTCTGATGCCGACATCGTCAACCAAATCAATATCAACTTTACAGGGCTAATTTTGCTAACGAAGAAGAGCTTGCCACTTTTACTAAAAAGCAAAGAGGCAGGCTTGATGAATATATCCTCTGGACTTGGCTATATCGCCAAACCCTTTTATTCTGTCTATGCCGCTACCAAAGCTGGCGTAAGACATTTTTCTGAAGCCATGCGCAGGGAGCTTATCTTTGAAAATATCCACGTGATGACGGTTTACCCAACCGCTACGGATACCGATATGATGATCACGTCCAACATAAAGAATATGGATAGTGCTGAGCTGGTAGCTCAAAAATCTATCGAAGGCCTCTTACTTAAAAAGATAGATGTGATTTTGGGAGGTGAACAACGCTTAAAGGATGTGGAAACTAACTTGAATCGCCCACTAGAGATCGATAAAAAAGTAAAAGAAAGTTATAAGGCTTATAAAACCCAAACCAATAATCACAGAGCGATGTGA
- a CDS encoding GNAT family N-acetyltransferase, with protein MINETYFKHFPTLESERLLLRKLELTDAPEIQSIRSDESVMVYMDSERQSTVGQSERFISMKLKMYQENTGIFWAIIEKSTNAFIGDFAFFKMDHKNSRGEVGYTSKSEFWGKGYMQEAMTSVFNFGFNELNLHSLEAHINPENDKSRAILTKMGFQKEAYFRENHYYDGKYLDSETYSLLASEFKIDKNKG; from the coding sequence ATGATTAATGAAACTTACTTTAAGCATTTTCCAACCTTAGAAAGTGAAAGACTTTTATTAAGAAAGTTAGAATTGACCGATGCTCCAGAGATACAATCTATTCGTTCGGATGAAAGTGTTATGGTATATATGGATTCTGAAAGACAATCGACGGTAGGACAATCTGAGCGATTTATTTCTATGAAGCTAAAAATGTATCAAGAAAACACCGGAATTTTTTGGGCTATTATTGAGAAATCGACTAATGCATTTATAGGGGATTTTGCATTTTTTAAAATGGATCATAAAAATTCTAGAGGGGAGGTAGGATATACTTCAAAATCAGAATTCTGGGGAAAGGGCTATATGCAGGAAGCCATGACTTCTGTCTTTAATTTTGGCTTTAACGAGTTAAACCTCCATAGCTTAGAAGCCCATATTAATCCTGAAAATGATAAATCTCGAGCGATATTGACAAAAATGGGATTTCAAAAGGAAGCCTATTTTAGAGAGAATCATTATTACGATGGAAAGTACTTAGATAGTGAAACTTATTCGCTACTCGCCTCCGAGTTTAAAATTGATAAAAATAAAGGCTAA
- a CDS encoding ExeM/NucH family extracellular endonuclease, protein MKRKLPFYYVLALFLCVTANYAQTTLGFEDFDNNPLNLSNSANVADYGMGGGSVGDVFGRVDGQVDGNGMPFDVADDTEANVSGARTEDNFPDDILGLVGKNSTGFFALNDANGVEGPPNNATWTFSGWGAATLSSIEIDLAAIGDFEASSSDGFLIEAAVDGGAFQEIFKAVTNESTSKTYRALDGGFVPDLNDPLELFIDGSSNSAGFLDKSDPITGAFDTYTSSLFDGLSAASVSIRLSWSGSPSGSEPMGIDNISVKGETSSLLPLLLSEITITPTEGEFIEIYNPNSTPVELTDIYLTDATFAGNDTYYYNIVTGTNAGGGGFGDFLARFPTGATIAAGEYQTIAISGSEGYDLTYGIAPTYELFEDGESEDDIPDMLEGLTGSVNNQGGLTNSGEVAILFYWDGESDLVTDLDYVLWGDSDEAVDKTGVSIDGPDADDLGSTYANDTPLANQILVSASGHSNGDSYQRLDLTEGNEVSGSGNGVNGDDETSEDLNDTWCTSPSTAGLVNDCGVVEPVTVLISEVQGNTETSPLENTNVSVNAIVIGDYQDNNQLSGFFIQEEDSDADADLMTSEGLFVFCQTCPVDVTVGDRVEVSGNITESFGSTQIEATGDEAISIISFGNTLPTPAPLTLPAPAGTNMEATYESVENMLITYSTDLVVSDYFQLARYGQLVLTANNRAKQFTDANEPSVASYAAYIEELESSRVILDDDNNIQNSSISGPTDESYFWPRPGLSTTNLIRGGDQISNLKGIMHWSFAGQNGTNAWRIRPVLDTFTYDFTSTNPRIASPEDVGGSLKVASFNVLNYFTTLNERGANSTAELDRQREKIAAAICGLNADIVGLIEIENNGTTALDDLLNGPNGINTLCGTTYVAVDAGVIGTDQIAVAFIYNTATVSLEGTHAILDASVDPRFNDNKNRPALAQTFKEISTEGILTIVVNHLKSKGSSCSGDQDLNDGAGNCNLTRAEAASALVDWLATDPTDSGDSDYLIIGDLNSYQKEDPIDNILLGSDDIEGTTDDFTDLIADYQGQDGYGYVFDGQLGNLDYALATDNLAEQITGTTVWHINADEISLFDYNDDIQDSSEASFQRESSALPIYEANAFRASDHDPVLLGLDLVSSTLAIDDVSMDNSIILFPNPAGELVTLLNKNNSALRQATIKDINGKTVQVINLSDMASQKQFDISQLAAGVYIITIEGEQKIVIKRLIKR, encoded by the coding sequence ATGAAAAGAAAATTACCCTTTTATTATGTATTAGCCCTTTTTCTTTGTGTCACAGCAAATTATGCTCAAACGACCTTAGGGTTTGAAGATTTTGATAACAACCCATTAAACCTTAGCAATTCTGCCAACGTAGCCGACTACGGAATGGGAGGAGGAAGTGTAGGTGATGTTTTTGGTCGAGTAGATGGCCAAGTTGATGGCAATGGAATGCCATTTGATGTTGCAGACGATACCGAAGCAAATGTAAGTGGAGCAAGAACAGAAGATAATTTTCCGGACGACATCCTTGGTCTTGTAGGAAAAAATTCAACTGGCTTTTTTGCCCTAAACGATGCGAATGGTGTAGAAGGTCCACCTAACAATGCCACTTGGACCTTTTCTGGTTGGGGTGCCGCAACGCTTAGTTCTATAGAAATAGACTTAGCAGCAATTGGTGATTTTGAAGCTAGTTCTAGCGATGGTTTTTTAATTGAAGCCGCTGTTGATGGAGGAGCATTTCAGGAGATTTTTAAAGCGGTGACCAACGAGAGCACTTCAAAAACATACCGTGCATTGGATGGAGGTTTTGTGCCAGACTTAAACGATCCTTTAGAATTATTTATAGATGGTAGTTCAAATTCTGCAGGTTTTTTGGATAAATCTGATCCAATAACGGGAGCTTTTGATACTTATACTTCTTCCCTATTCGATGGATTATCAGCTGCTTCTGTTAGCATTCGATTAAGCTGGAGCGGTTCACCAAGCGGTTCAGAGCCTATGGGAATAGATAACATCAGCGTTAAAGGTGAAACTAGTTCTTTGCTGCCTTTGTTGTTAAGTGAAATCACCATTACCCCAACTGAAGGTGAATTTATAGAAATTTATAACCCAAACTCAACACCAGTTGAGTTAACGGATATATATCTTACAGATGCAACATTTGCAGGAAATGACACTTATTATTATAATATTGTTACAGGAACCAACGCTGGAGGCGGTGGCTTTGGAGACTTCTTAGCTCGTTTTCCAACTGGTGCCACCATTGCAGCAGGAGAATATCAAACCATAGCCATCAGCGGTTCTGAAGGCTACGATTTAACCTATGGAATTGCTCCAACCTATGAGCTTTTTGAAGATGGTGAATCCGAAGATGATATCCCAGATATGCTTGAAGGACTTACAGGATCTGTAAATAACCAAGGTGGTTTAACCAATAGCGGTGAAGTAGCTATTCTTTTTTACTGGGATGGTGAAAGTGATCTCGTTACCGATCTCGATTATGTCCTTTGGGGAGATTCTGATGAGGCAGTAGATAAGACAGGAGTTAGTATAGATGGTCCAGATGCTGATGACTTAGGCAGTACATACGCCAACGATACACCGCTTGCAAATCAAATATTAGTGTCGGCCTCTGGACACAGCAATGGAGATTCATACCAAAGACTAGATTTAACGGAGGGCAACGAAGTATCTGGATCTGGAAACGGTGTGAATGGGGATGATGAAACCTCTGAAGATTTAAATGACACTTGGTGTACTTCACCCTCTACTGCAGGGTTGGTGAACGATTGCGGAGTAGTCGAACCCGTTACAGTACTCATCAGCGAAGTACAAGGAAATACAGAAACAAGTCCCTTAGAGAATACAAATGTATCTGTAAATGCTATTGTAATTGGAGATTACCAAGATAACAATCAGTTAAGTGGATTCTTTATTCAGGAAGAAGATTCAGATGCAGATGCCGACCTAATGACTTCAGAAGGTTTATTTGTCTTCTGCCAAACTTGCCCTGTCGATGTCACTGTTGGAGATCGCGTGGAAGTATCTGGAAATATTACAGAATCCTTTGGGTCTACACAAATTGAGGCTACTGGAGATGAAGCTATCAGTATTATCAGTTTTGGAAACACTTTACCTACGCCCGCTCCATTAACACTCCCTGCTCCTGCTGGCACAAACATGGAAGCTACTTACGAAAGTGTAGAAAACATGCTCATCACCTACTCAACAGACCTAGTAGTGAGTGATTATTTCCAACTCGCACGCTATGGCCAATTAGTGCTGACCGCAAATAATAGAGCAAAGCAATTCACAGATGCTAATGAACCAAGTGTTGCTAGCTATGCGGCTTATATTGAAGAATTAGAATCCTCACGCGTTATTTTGGATGATGACAACAATATTCAAAACAGCAGTATTAGTGGCCCAACCGACGAGTCCTATTTTTGGCCTCGCCCAGGACTCAGCACTACCAACTTAATTCGTGGTGGAGACCAAATAAGCAATCTTAAGGGTATTATGCATTGGTCTTTTGCAGGTCAAAATGGTACAAACGCTTGGAGAATTAGACCCGTTTTAGATACGTTTACTTACGACTTTACAAGTACAAATCCAAGAATAGCTTCACCAGAAGATGTAGGAGGAAGCCTAAAAGTAGCCAGCTTCAATGTTTTAAATTACTTTACTACTTTAAATGAAAGAGGAGCGAATTCAACAGCAGAATTAGATCGCCAGCGTGAGAAAATTGCTGCTGCTATTTGTGGTTTGAATGCAGACATTGTTGGCCTTATTGAAATTGAAAACAATGGCACCACTGCTCTTGACGATTTGTTGAATGGTCCTAATGGCATCAACACCCTATGTGGAACTACTTATGTAGCCGTGGATGCTGGAGTTATAGGCACAGACCAAATTGCTGTAGCTTTTATTTATAATACAGCAACTGTCAGTTTAGAGGGTACACATGCTATTCTAGATGCTTCTGTAGATCCACGTTTTAATGATAACAAAAACCGTCCTGCCCTAGCGCAAACCTTTAAAGAGATTTCTACAGAAGGTATTCTTACCATAGTAGTAAATCACTTAAAATCAAAAGGTTCTTCGTGTTCTGGAGATCAAGATCTAAATGATGGTGCAGGTAACTGTAACCTTACCAGAGCTGAAGCTGCTTCTGCACTTGTAGATTGGTTGGCAACAGACCCTACTGATAGTGGAGATTCAGATTACTTAATTATAGGAGATTTGAATTCTTATCAAAAGGAAGATCCCATCGATAATATTCTTCTTGGAAGTGATGATATTGAGGGAACTACTGATGACTTTACCGATCTTATTGCAGACTATCAAGGACAAGATGGTTATGGGTATGTCTTCGATGGACAGTTAGGGAATTTAGATTATGCTTTAGCTACAGACAACTTAGCAGAACAAATCACTGGAACAACAGTTTGGCACATCAATGCAGACGAAATAAGTCTTTTTGATTATAATGATGATATCCAAGATTCATCAGAAGCTTCATTCCAAAGAGAATCTAGTGCGCTTCCTATTTACGAGGCAAATGCTTTTAGAGCATCAGATCACGATCCCGTGTTGTTAGGTCTAGATTTGGTAAGCTCTACACTAGCTATAGACGATGTGTCTATGGATAACAGTATTATTTTGTTCCCAAACCCTGCTGGTGAGTTAGTTACTCTTTTAAACAAAAATAATTCTGCTTTGCGACAAGCTACCATCAAAGATATAAATGGAAAAACCGTGCAAGTCATAAACCTTTCTGACATGGCTTCTCAAAAACAGTTTGATATTTCGCAACTTGCTGCCGGAGTTTATATTATTACTATTGAAGGAGAACAAAAAATCGTGATAAAACGTCTCATAAAGAGATAA
- a CDS encoding IS630 family transposase: protein MEKIDLRSVSDQERGIIRRDAVKMIKRGDKKKDIALFYGVHVNTVRDWWKLYNKEGHKSLSYQKRGVKSEDRKLLNKDQEAAIQKMIIDVMPDQLKLDYALWTTRAVRDLIAREFSITIGRRAVGNYLNAWGFTPQKPKKRAYEQCSKKVQKWLDEEYPAIKGKAKQEKATIHWGDETGVKNNNHHGRSYAPKGKTPVKKHMSKRFSINMISTVTNQGLIQFMIYKENMNSDVFIQFLEQLIKSQETKVFLILDNLRVHHSKVVKKWAEENGETIELFYLPSYSPERNPDEYLNCDLKYGLSDKPAPKTQEKMKENLENHMKMLQNDSERVAKYFKHESIKYAA from the coding sequence ATGGAAAAAATAGACTTAAGGAGTGTTTCTGATCAGGAAAGAGGTATAATTCGAAGGGATGCTGTAAAAATGATAAAACGTGGAGATAAAAAAAAAGACATAGCTCTGTTTTACGGTGTTCATGTAAATACTGTTAGAGATTGGTGGAAGCTTTACAATAAAGAAGGTCATAAATCTTTGTCATATCAAAAACGAGGAGTCAAATCAGAAGATCGAAAACTACTCAATAAAGATCAAGAAGCTGCAATCCAAAAAATGATTATTGATGTAATGCCCGATCAACTAAAGTTAGATTATGCTTTGTGGACTACAAGGGCAGTAAGGGATTTGATAGCAAGAGAGTTTAGTATTACAATCGGAAGAAGAGCTGTCGGTAATTATCTCAACGCTTGGGGATTCACGCCTCAAAAGCCAAAAAAGAGAGCTTATGAACAATGTTCCAAAAAAGTTCAAAAATGGTTAGACGAAGAATACCCAGCAATAAAAGGGAAGGCAAAACAAGAGAAGGCAACTATCCATTGGGGGGATGAAACGGGTGTAAAAAACAATAATCATCATGGACGTTCCTATGCTCCAAAAGGAAAAACTCCTGTTAAAAAACATATGTCGAAGCGGTTTTCAATCAACATGATTTCTACAGTTACAAATCAGGGTTTAATTCAGTTTATGATATATAAAGAAAATATGAACTCAGATGTATTTATTCAATTTTTAGAACAGCTCATCAAATCGCAAGAAACCAAAGTATTCTTAATCCTTGATAATTTACGAGTCCATCATAGTAAAGTTGTAAAGAAATGGGCGGAAGAAAATGGCGAAACCATAGAACTATTTTACCTGCCATCATACTCACCTGAGCGAAACCCAGATGAATATCTGAATTGCGATTTAAAGTATGGACTCTCGGATAAACCGGCACCAAAAACACAAGAAAAAATGAAAGAAAATTTAGAGAATCATATGAAAATGCTTCAAAATGATAGCGAAAGGGTAGCAAAATATTTTAAACATGAGAGCATCAAATATGCTGCCTAA
- a CDS encoding GldL-related protein, translating to MIGNFLLTILGAFAKVQHWEFSQVLLTIGLIIFFSTWIIVFSDMAKNRINNKFFWMISMFILPTISPLIYLIQRNKLIRLENSFGL from the coding sequence GTGATAGGAAATTTTTTACTAACTATTCTAGGGGCATTTGCCAAAGTACAGCATTGGGAATTTTCTCAAGTCCTTTTGACAATTGGTCTAATTATTTTTTTCTCAACTTGGATAATTGTTTTTAGTGATATGGCAAAGAATAGAATAAACAATAAGTTTTTTTGGATGATTTCTATGTTCATTCTTCCAACCATTTCACCTCTAATTTATTTGATACAACGAAATAAATTAATTAGACTTGAGAACAGTTTTGGTCTGTAA